A genomic window from Streptomyces sp. WMMC940 includes:
- a CDS encoding mandelate racemase/muconate lactonizing enzyme family protein: MKIASFHTRVVRAPYRRPFAISSGTSPELVSLLVEVRTTEGASGFGEASPMTAYTGETLAGLRAALTEHAAPALIGRDPRDLAGAHAAMDAAIRGQHLAKAALDLALHDLAARAAGWPAHFLLGGAVTHRVPTTWVVGLGSIAESVEEAAQYAERGFPHIKLKGGEDPDRDVELVAAVRKSVADSVSLSLDANEGYAPGGALRTVARLADAGLDLVEQPLPRWDLAGLAALRAQGGARVMADESLQSLHDALEIVRRGAADVLNIKILKVGGLHRARQIAAVAEAAGLSVKIGSMPELGVATLAAAHLSAALPHATVPPDLVGPLLVEQEPLAPETFAATNGTGLVQLPDLPGLGHRLAPL; encoded by the coding sequence TTGAAGATCGCCTCGTTCCACACCCGAGTGGTCCGCGCCCCCTACCGACGCCCGTTCGCGATCAGCAGCGGCACCAGCCCCGAACTCGTCAGCCTGCTGGTGGAGGTACGCACCACCGAAGGGGCGTCGGGCTTCGGCGAGGCCTCGCCGATGACCGCGTACACCGGGGAGACCCTGGCCGGGCTGCGGGCCGCCCTCACCGAGCACGCAGCGCCCGCCCTCATCGGCCGCGACCCGCGCGACCTGGCCGGGGCGCACGCGGCCATGGACGCCGCGATCCGCGGCCAGCACCTGGCCAAGGCGGCGCTCGACCTCGCCCTCCACGACCTGGCCGCCCGCGCCGCGGGCTGGCCCGCGCACTTCCTCCTGGGCGGGGCCGTCACACATCGTGTGCCCACCACGTGGGTCGTCGGGCTCGGCAGCATCGCGGAGAGCGTCGAGGAGGCCGCGCAGTACGCCGAGCGCGGCTTCCCCCACATCAAGCTCAAGGGTGGCGAGGACCCCGATCGGGACGTCGAACTCGTCGCCGCCGTACGGAAGTCCGTCGCCGACTCCGTATCGCTCTCCCTCGACGCCAACGAGGGGTACGCGCCCGGCGGCGCGCTCCGCACGGTCGCGCGCCTCGCCGACGCAGGACTCGACCTCGTCGAACAGCCTCTGCCCCGCTGGGACCTGGCCGGGCTCGCCGCGCTGCGCGCCCAGGGCGGCGCACGGGTGATGGCCGACGAGTCGCTCCAGTCGCTCCACGACGCGCTGGAGATCGTCCGCCGCGGCGCCGCCGATGTGCTCAACATCAAGATCCTGAAGGTCGGTGGTCTCCACCGGGCGAGGCAGATCGCCGCCGTCGCCGAGGCCGCCGGCCTGTCCGTGAAGATCGGCAGCATGCCGGAGCTCGGCGTCGCCACCCTCGCCGCCGCCCATCTCTCCGCGGCCCTCCCGCACGCCACGGTCCCGCCCGACCTGGTCGGCCCCCTGCTCGTCGAACAGGAGCCGCTCGCCCCGGAGACCTTCGCGGCGACGAACGGCACGGGCCTTGTCCAGCTCCCGGACCTGCCCGGGCTGGGCCACCGGCTGGCGCCTCTGTGA
- a CDS encoding non-ribosomal peptide synthetase, giving the protein METQTARTAGSARTDAGREFWREVLAEGGFTAVPRWVAAAPTPDAGAYGTCEVTVPGTRAKALRRLAEDSGVALDAVVLAAHARVLAVLSGEDEAVTGWVPAPGAPALPCRMTADGARTWRALVGEAHRVTTGLRAHRDFPVEALARELGVAGPLYEVEFDPHGIDGDVGGGAVLRVSVVEGVGGELVLGLRFRTDALDGEAAGRIAGYHLAALEQMVAGPDTAPASVVSDQEVGFQVEGLAGRRRELPGLRVHELFEERVRMHPDAVAVVHGGREWTYGELNGRANRLARALRVRGVEGEGVVGVVLERNADWLASVLAVFKAGGVYLPIEPGFPAGRIAATLSRAGCRVVVTESGSSASLDEALVAVGGVERLLVDVAYAEGHAREDLGVPVAAGQLAYIYFTSGSTGEPKGAMCEHAGLVNHLFAKIDDLGIGEGGVVAQVAPQCFDISLWQLVAGLLVGGRTVLVEQDAVLDVSRFLDTVIGAGVNVLQVVPSYLEAVLAALEREPRRLGEVRCVSVTGEALKRELVERWFAAQPGIALVNAYGLTETCDDTNHEVMTGVPGRVLLGRPVANVHVYVVDEGLRPVPLGAPGEIVFSGVCVGRGYVNDPERTAAVFVPDPLRPGERLYRSGDRGRWDVSGKLEFLGRRDTQVKVRGFRIEIGEVENALLGQAGVREGAVVAAPGAAGTQLVAFYGAVAPLESGVLAAGLGAVLPSYMVPSVFHWRGAGLPLTANGKVDRKALTALAAGLGSAAAAGGGGREAPATAAERRLAAAWSAVLGVPEDRIGRGDHFFDRGGTSLSAVKLAIALDRAVTLKDVTRHPVLTDLAALLDTDTDTTPNQPATNGPSAPRGTRRTAGDGLLERLSEPKDATAGALVCFPYAGGNAVNFQPLARALAADGPAVYAVELPGHDLAAAREPFAPLEQVVERVVDEIIGLGVSRVLLWGHSSGTAPAVETARRLQERGVEAERVFLAAQLLGGAAERRSAVDELTRRSNAEIAAGLGDDRGHTGLGELDARRAEHIGAAYRHDCVAAHEYFAGLLEAPPDVRLSTPVTVVVAADDPVTASPGRHRDWRLLAEHVDLYELADGGHYFLRTRPAEAARAVLRAAAQPAPS; this is encoded by the coding sequence ATGGAGACGCAGACGGCGCGGACGGCAGGGTCGGCGCGGACGGATGCCGGCCGGGAGTTCTGGCGCGAGGTACTGGCCGAGGGCGGCTTCACCGCGGTGCCGCGGTGGGTGGCGGCCGCTCCGACGCCCGACGCCGGGGCGTACGGGACGTGCGAGGTGACCGTCCCCGGCACGCGGGCGAAGGCCCTGCGGCGACTGGCCGAGGACTCCGGCGTCGCGCTGGACGCGGTGGTCCTCGCGGCCCACGCGCGCGTGCTGGCGGTGCTGTCGGGCGAGGACGAGGCCGTCACCGGCTGGGTTCCCGCTCCGGGTGCTCCGGCGCTGCCGTGCCGGATGACGGCCGACGGCGCTCGTACCTGGAGGGCGTTGGTGGGCGAGGCGCACCGCGTGACCACGGGACTGCGGGCGCACCGCGACTTCCCGGTGGAGGCGCTGGCGCGCGAGCTGGGCGTGGCTGGACCGCTGTACGAGGTGGAGTTCGACCCCCACGGGATCGACGGGGACGTGGGTGGCGGTGCTGTGTTGCGTGTGTCGGTGGTGGAGGGGGTGGGCGGGGAGTTGGTGCTGGGGTTGCGGTTCCGCACCGATGCGCTGGACGGGGAGGCGGCGGGCCGGATCGCCGGCTACCACCTGGCCGCGCTGGAGCAGATGGTCGCAGGTCCGGACACGGCCCCGGCTTCCGTGGTCTCCGACCAGGAGGTGGGTTTTCAGGTGGAGGGGCTGGCGGGTCGGCGGCGGGAGTTGCCGGGGTTGCGGGTGCACGAGTTGTTCGAGGAGCGGGTGCGGATGCATCCGGATGCGGTTGCGGTGGTGCACGGGGGGCGGGAGTGGACGTACGGGGAGTTGAACGGGCGGGCGAACCGGTTGGCGCGGGCGCTGCGGGTGCGGGGTGTGGAGGGGGAGGGTGTGGTGGGGGTGGTGCTGGAGCGGAATGCGGACTGGTTGGCGTCGGTGTTGGCGGTGTTCAAGGCGGGTGGGGTGTATCTGCCGATCGAGCCGGGTTTCCCGGCGGGTCGGATCGCGGCGACGTTGTCGCGGGCGGGGTGCCGGGTGGTGGTGACGGAGTCGGGGAGTTCGGCCTCGTTGGACGAGGCGTTGGTCGCGGTCGGTGGGGTGGAGCGGCTGTTGGTGGATGTGGCGTATGCCGAGGGGCACGCTCGGGAGGATCTGGGTGTGCCGGTGGCGGCGGGGCAGTTGGCGTACATCTACTTCACCTCCGGTTCGACGGGTGAGCCGAAGGGTGCGATGTGCGAGCACGCGGGTCTGGTCAATCATCTGTTCGCGAAGATCGACGATCTGGGGATCGGTGAGGGCGGTGTGGTGGCGCAGGTCGCGCCGCAGTGCTTCGACATCTCCTTGTGGCAGTTGGTGGCGGGGTTGTTGGTGGGTGGGCGGACGGTGCTGGTGGAGCAGGACGCGGTGCTGGATGTGTCGCGGTTCCTGGACACGGTCATCGGGGCCGGGGTGAACGTGTTGCAGGTGGTGCCGTCGTATCTGGAGGCGGTGTTGGCCGCGCTGGAGCGGGAGCCGCGGCGGCTGGGGGAGGTGCGGTGTGTGTCGGTGACGGGTGAGGCGTTGAAGCGGGAGCTGGTCGAGCGGTGGTTCGCCGCGCAGCCGGGGATCGCGCTGGTCAATGCCTATGGGCTGACGGAGACCTGTGACGACACCAACCATGAGGTGATGACGGGGGTGCCGGGGCGGGTGCTGCTGGGGCGGCCGGTGGCCAATGTGCATGTGTATGTGGTGGACGAGGGGTTGCGGCCGGTGCCGTTGGGTGCGCCGGGGGAGATCGTGTTCTCGGGGGTGTGTGTGGGGCGTGGGTATGTCAATGATCCGGAGCGGACGGCGGCGGTGTTCGTGCCGGATCCGTTGCGGCCGGGTGAGCGGTTGTACCGCAGTGGGGATCGTGGGCGGTGGGATGTGTCGGGGAAGTTGGAGTTCCTGGGTCGGCGGGACACGCAGGTGAAGGTCCGTGGGTTCCGGATCGAGATCGGTGAGGTGGAGAACGCGCTGCTGGGTCAGGCGGGGGTGCGTGAGGGTGCGGTGGTCGCCGCGCCGGGGGCGGCGGGGACGCAGTTGGTGGCGTTCTACGGTGCGGTGGCGCCGTTGGAGAGCGGGGTGTTGGCGGCGGGGTTGGGTGCGGTGCTGCCGTCGTACATGGTGCCTTCGGTGTTCCACTGGCGGGGAGCGGGGTTGCCGCTGACCGCGAACGGCAAGGTCGACCGGAAGGCCCTGACCGCGCTCGCGGCGGGTCTCGGGAGTGCGGCCGCGGCCGGTGGTGGCGGGCGTGAGGCGCCGGCGACCGCGGCGGAACGGCGGCTGGCGGCGGCCTGGTCGGCCGTGCTCGGTGTGCCCGAGGACCGGATCGGCCGGGGCGACCACTTCTTCGACCGCGGTGGCACATCGCTGTCCGCGGTGAAACTCGCGATCGCCCTGGACCGGGCCGTCACCCTCAAGGACGTCACCCGCCACCCCGTCCTCACCGACCTCGCCGCACTCCTCGACACCGACACCGACACCACCCCCAACCAACCCGCCACGAACGGCCCGAGCGCGCCGCGGGGCACTCGCCGCACCGCCGGAGACGGTCTGCTGGAGCGCCTGTCGGAGCCGAAGGACGCAACGGCCGGCGCCCTGGTCTGCTTCCCCTACGCGGGCGGCAACGCGGTGAACTTCCAGCCGCTGGCCCGCGCCCTGGCGGCCGACGGACCGGCCGTGTACGCCGTCGAACTCCCCGGACACGACCTGGCGGCCGCCCGTGAACCCTTCGCCCCGCTGGAGCAGGTGGTCGAGCGGGTCGTGGACGAGATCATCGGTCTGGGCGTTTCCCGGGTGCTGCTGTGGGGCCACTCCTCCGGCACCGCTCCCGCCGTGGAGACGGCACGGAGGCTCCAGGAGCGCGGTGTCGAGGCCGAGCGGGTGTTCCTCGCCGCGCAGCTGCTCGGCGGGGCGGCGGAACGGCGGAGCGCCGTCGACGAGCTCACCCGCAGGAGCAACGCCGAGATCGCCGCCGGGCTGGGCGACGACCGCGGTCACACCGGACTCGGCGAACTGGACGCCCGGCGCGCCGAGCACATCGGTGCCGCCTACCGCCACGACTGCGTGGCCGCCCACGAGTACTTCGCCGGCCTCCTGGAGGCCCCGCCCGACGTGAGGCTGTCCACGCCGGTCACGGTCGTCGTGGCCGCGGACGACCCGGTCACGGCGTCCCCCGGACGGCACCGCGACTGGCGGCTGCTGGCCGAGCACGTCGATCTGTACGAACTCGCCGACGGAGGCCACTACTTCCTCCGCACCCGTCCGGCCGAGGCGGCACGAGCCGTGCTGCGCGCCGCTGCCCAGCCGGCTCCTTCCTGA
- the sbnA gene encoding 2,3-diaminopropionate biosynthesis protein SbnA — protein MPVISVPQDFNEDDLYIDLESIFGRSLFLKCEGFNFAGSIKLKAAIEMVEAAERDGVLTPDSILVESSSGNLGVALSMIAASKGYRFLCVTDSRCNLTTRLMMEALGSQVHVIAGQEANGSFLGARIDYLRALCASDSRYVWLSQYTNPGNWKAHYRRTGPEIARQFPELDTLFVGAGTTGTLMGCARFFREWHRPVRIIAVDSVGSVSFGGEAGRRMIPGLGMSIRPPLLDESFVDEVIRVEERDTIRACHRLARRGFLFGGSTGTVVSGAMGWLAEHGGDGRTAVAIAPDLGERYLDTVYQTNWLHGLYGDDVLDPELANAESWILPTPPPPAPSPGGRRPHLRTGDRAGRRRHRRKSGGEP, from the coding sequence GTGCCTGTCATATCCGTTCCCCAAGACTTCAACGAAGACGATCTCTACATCGATCTCGAGTCGATATTCGGGCGCTCGCTCTTCCTGAAGTGCGAGGGCTTCAACTTCGCCGGCTCGATCAAGCTGAAGGCCGCGATCGAGATGGTGGAGGCCGCCGAGAGGGACGGAGTCCTGACGCCGGATTCGATCCTCGTGGAGTCCTCCTCGGGCAACCTGGGCGTGGCACTGAGCATGATCGCTGCGAGCAAGGGCTACAGGTTCCTGTGCGTCACCGACTCCCGCTGCAACCTGACGACCCGGCTGATGATGGAGGCCCTGGGCAGCCAGGTGCACGTCATCGCCGGCCAGGAGGCCAACGGCAGCTTCCTGGGCGCGCGGATCGACTACCTCCGTGCGCTGTGCGCCTCCGACAGCCGCTACGTGTGGCTCAGCCAGTACACGAACCCGGGCAACTGGAAGGCGCACTACCGCAGGACGGGACCTGAGATCGCACGTCAGTTCCCCGAGCTGGACACGCTGTTCGTCGGCGCCGGGACCACCGGCACGCTGATGGGCTGCGCCCGCTTCTTCCGCGAGTGGCACCGGCCGGTGCGGATCATCGCGGTGGACAGCGTCGGCTCCGTGTCCTTCGGCGGCGAGGCGGGGCGCAGGATGATCCCCGGACTGGGGATGAGCATCCGCCCCCCGCTGCTCGACGAGTCCTTCGTGGACGAGGTCATCCGGGTGGAGGAACGGGACACCATCCGGGCCTGCCACCGGCTGGCCCGTCGGGGGTTCCTGTTCGGGGGCTCCACCGGCACCGTCGTCAGCGGGGCGATGGGCTGGCTCGCCGAGCACGGCGGCGACGGGCGCACGGCGGTGGCCATCGCACCCGACCTCGGCGAGCGCTACCTCGACACGGTCTACCAGACCAACTGGCTGCACGGTCTCTACGGTGACGACGTGCTGGACCCCGAACTGGCGAACGCCGAGTCCTGGATCCTGCCCACCCCTCCCCCGCCGGCACCGTCGCCGGGCGGACGGCGTCCACACCTGCGCACGGGCGACCGCGCAGGCCGCCGGCGCCACCGGCGCAAGAGCGGCGGGGAGCCGTGA
- the sbnB gene encoding 2,3-diaminopropionate biosynthesis protein SbnB gives MEPAKHRPYGLGGSGGPTGAAPSFAVIPGEQVRRALRGHEKRIVELVEATYRLHGEGRTVNPPSYFLRFQDRPASRIIALPASLGGQAGVDGIKWVSSFPANVESGLPRASAVLILNDHDTGYPFACLEGSIISATRTAASAALAADRLSRGRSAGRPARVGFFGTGLVARYIHTFLAGTGWSFDEIGVHDVAPESAAGFRCYLEQSGTAGRISVHDDPEELIRFSDLVVFATIATEPHVTDPSWFAHNPLVLHVSLRDLAPEVLLASANVVDDVEHCLRADTSPHLAERLTGGRAFLDGTLDDVIAGRVTLPADRPVVFSPFGLGVLDLAVGTWVYDEVARSGGLHVVDGFFHELRRYG, from the coding sequence GTGGAGCCCGCGAAGCACCGGCCGTACGGCCTGGGCGGTTCGGGCGGACCGACGGGTGCCGCGCCGTCGTTCGCGGTGATCCCGGGTGAGCAGGTGCGGCGTGCGCTGCGGGGCCACGAGAAGCGGATCGTCGAGCTCGTCGAGGCCACGTACCGGTTGCACGGAGAGGGCCGTACCGTCAACCCGCCCTCGTACTTCCTGCGCTTCCAGGACCGTCCGGCGTCGCGGATCATCGCGCTGCCGGCGTCGCTCGGCGGGCAGGCCGGCGTGGACGGCATCAAGTGGGTCTCCAGCTTCCCGGCGAACGTGGAGTCCGGTCTTCCCCGGGCCTCCGCGGTGCTGATCCTCAACGACCACGACACCGGCTACCCCTTCGCCTGCCTGGAGGGCTCGATCATCAGTGCGACCAGGACGGCCGCCTCGGCGGCGTTGGCGGCGGACCGGCTCAGCCGGGGGCGGTCGGCCGGGCGCCCGGCCCGGGTCGGGTTCTTCGGCACGGGCCTCGTCGCCCGCTACATCCACACCTTCCTCGCCGGCACCGGATGGTCCTTCGACGAGATCGGCGTCCACGACGTGGCGCCGGAGAGCGCGGCCGGGTTCCGCTGCTATCTGGAGCAGTCGGGCACGGCGGGCCGGATCAGTGTGCACGACGACCCCGAGGAGCTGATCCGCTTCAGCGACCTCGTGGTCTTCGCGACCATCGCCACCGAGCCGCACGTCACCGACCCGTCCTGGTTCGCGCACAACCCACTGGTGCTGCACGTGTCCCTGCGCGACCTCGCCCCGGAGGTCCTGCTCGCCTCGGCCAATGTCGTGGACGACGTCGAGCACTGCCTCAGGGCCGACACCTCCCCGCACCTGGCGGAGCGGCTGACGGGCGGCCGCGCCTTCCTGGACGGCACGCTCGACGACGTGATCGCCGGCCGGGTGACGCTCCCGGCGGACCGGCCGGTGGTCTTCTCGCCGTTCGGCCTCGGGGTGCTGGACCTCGCGGTCGGCACATGGGTCTACGACGAGGTGGCGCGCTCCGGCGGGCTGCACGTCGTCGACGGCTTCTTCCACGAACTGCGCCGGTACGGCTGA
- a CDS encoding TauD/TfdA family dioxygenase yields the protein MSSSSHASLLDVESQPGRPPVLHVESPGDAASWAAGQRDALRSLVAERGAVLVRGLGLREADQVGAVFQQLAGGPLMTEREAFAARESYRDGVYSSTAWPPNQPMCMHHELSYTTTFPGLMMFACLTAPAAGGVTGVSDATAVLEALPPATVERFEREGWLLTRSYNDEIGASWTEAFGTDDRAAVEDYCRANAIDLAWQGDGGLRTRQRRSAVVRHPLTGARCWFNQIAFLNEWTLAPEVREYLVDEYGEDGLPFNTRYGNGDPVGEDVVQILNEVYEAHTDREPWQPGDLMLVDNIRTAHSREPYDGPREILVGMAEPVSLADCSPTVEVRAL from the coding sequence ATGTCGTCCTCATCCCACGCGTCACTGCTCGACGTGGAGTCGCAGCCGGGCAGGCCCCCGGTCCTGCACGTCGAGTCCCCCGGGGACGCGGCGAGCTGGGCGGCCGGGCAGCGGGACGCACTGCGCTCCCTGGTCGCCGAGCGCGGCGCGGTGCTGGTGCGCGGTCTGGGACTGCGTGAGGCGGACCAGGTCGGCGCGGTGTTCCAGCAGCTCGCCGGCGGACCGCTGATGACCGAACGGGAGGCGTTCGCCGCGCGCGAGTCGTACCGGGACGGTGTGTACTCCTCCACGGCGTGGCCGCCGAACCAGCCGATGTGCATGCACCACGAGCTCAGCTACACGACGACGTTCCCCGGCCTGATGATGTTCGCGTGCCTGACCGCTCCGGCCGCCGGCGGGGTCACCGGGGTCTCGGACGCCACCGCCGTGCTGGAGGCGCTGCCACCGGCGACGGTGGAACGCTTCGAGCGGGAGGGCTGGCTGCTCACCCGCAGCTACAACGACGAGATCGGCGCCTCCTGGACCGAGGCCTTCGGCACCGACGACCGGGCCGCCGTCGAGGACTACTGCCGGGCCAACGCCATCGACCTCGCCTGGCAGGGCGACGGCGGACTGCGCACCCGCCAGCGCCGCAGCGCCGTCGTGCGCCACCCGTTGACCGGAGCACGCTGCTGGTTCAACCAGATCGCGTTCCTCAACGAATGGACCCTCGCCCCCGAGGTCCGCGAGTACCTCGTCGACGAATACGGCGAGGACGGCCTGCCGTTCAACACCCGCTACGGCAACGGCGACCCCGTCGGCGAGGACGTCGTCCAGATCCTCAACGAGGTCTACGAGGCCCACACCGACCGCGAACCCTGGCAGCCCGGCGATCTGATGCTCGTCGACAACATCCGCACCGCCCACAGCCGCGAGCCCTACGACGGCCCCCGCGAGATCCTCGTCGGCATGGCCGAGCCGGTGTCCCTGGCCGACTGCTCGCCGACCGTCGAGGTGAGGGCGCTGTGA